TGCGGCACCGGAGGCCGTTCGGGCTGCGACGGCCGTCTTGCTTCTCGCGCCGTCACCTCCGATGCTGTTCATGGGAGAAGAATGGGGCGCATCGAGTCCGTTCCTATTCTTTTGTGACTTCGAGCCTAGGCTGGCTAAGCGAGTTACAGAAGGACGCCGCAACGAGTTTGCGCGTTTTGCGCGATTCTCGGATGCGAAGCTGCGTGCTAACATTCCAGATCCCTCAGCGGAAGAGACGTTCCTACGGAGTAAGCTCGACTGGGACGAGCCTTCGCGCGAGACGCATCGCGAGCAGCTCGAGCTGCACCGGGAATTGTTGCGGATTCGTCACGTCGAGATCGACCCGCGGCTGCATGCGCTCTCGGGACGCGACGCATGGTACGAGATGCGCGGAGCGCGAGCGCTCTTCGCGCGCTGGGTGCTGGCGCAAGAAAGCGGCCTGGTCCTCGAAGTGAATCTCTCCGATGCGCCGCAAGCCGGCTTTACCGAACATGCGCGCGGCCGTCTCTTGTACGCGACGCATGACTCGTTCGCCGGTGGCGTGGCGCCCGGCTGGAGCGTACGGTGGAGCATCGAATAGCGGTCGTACCGCTCTCGACGTACCGGCTGCAATTCTCGCCGCGTTTCCGGTTTGCGGATGCCTCGGCGATCGTTCCATATCTCGCGGAGCTTGGAATCGGAGCAATCTACGCGTCGCCTTATCTTCGTGCACGACCCGGAAGCGAGCACGGTTACGACGTCGTCGATCACAACGCGCTCAATCCCGAGATCGGAAATGCCGACGAGCATCGCGCGATGATCGCTGCTGCTCAGGAGCACGGCCTCGGTCACGTCCTCGATTTCGTTCCCAATCATATGGGGATTCTGGGCATGTCCAACGCGTGGTGGTTCGACGTGCTCGAATGGGGACAGGATTCGCCGTTTGCGAAATTCTTCGACATCGAATGGCACCCGCAGCGCGCCGATCTCGCGGGAAAAGTGCTGTTACCGTTCTTAGGCGATCACTACGGCCAAGCACTCGAACGCGGCGAGCTCAAGCCTCGCTTCGACGCGGAGCGGCGGATGTTCGTCGTGACATACTACGATCTCGAGTTTCCGCTCGCGCCGCAGACGTATGCGCCCATCCTGGCACATGCTGCTGCACTGGCCGACGCACGCACTTCCCGAGCCTTGCGCACGCTAGAAGCAAGTTTCGAATTGAACGGCGGCGACGCGCGCGCGCGAACGTCGCTCGCCAAGGACGAGCTCGCTGTCCTGCTCCGTGATGACCCGAGCGCGGCGTCTGCGGTCGAGCGCAGCCTCGGTAATTGGCGGCCGCACGGCAGCGGGAACGGCGAGGTCGAGCACCTGCACGCGCTGCTCGAGCAGCAGCACTATCGCCTGGCCTCGTGGCGAGTCTCATTGCACGAGATCAACTACCGGCGGTTCTTTGACATCAACGAGCTTGCTGCGCTGCGTGTCGAGGACGCCGAGGTTCTGGCGCAGACGCATCGCCTGATCTTCGACATGATCGCGGATGGACGCTTACAGGGGCTGCGGATCGATCACATCGACGGCTTGTTCAACCCGGGTGCGTATTGCCGGCTGTTGCGCGAGCGCTCCGCGGTGCTCGACCAACCGCTATACCTTCTCGTCGAGAAGATTCTGGCTCGATTCGAGCGGCTCTCTAAGAGTTGGAGTGTGGACGGTACGACCGGCTACGATTTCATGAATGAGGTAAACGAGCTTTTCGTAAGCTCCCGTTCCGAGGCCGCGTTCGATCGTATCTATACCGAATTCGCAGCGTCGGAAGAGCGTTTTGAAGACGTCGCCTATACTGCCAAACAGTACATCATGCGCAACGTACTTTCGAGCGAGCTGACGCTTTTGGCCAACTCGCTCTCGCGCATCGCGTTGTCCGATGTGCGTTCGAGCGACTACACCTACGAGGGGTTACGCGATGCGATCGCGGGTGTGGTGGCGGCATTCCCCGTCTATCGCACGTATATCTCGGGCGGCCCGATTGACGAAGAGGATCTCCGTTTCATCGAGTGGGCGGTCGTCCAAGCTGCGCGGCACAGCGAGGTCCCGGATGATACCGTGTTCGAGTTCGTCGCCGACGTCCTCACCGGAAAGATTCTCGAGACGCCGCATTCTCACTATGATCCCGGCGAAGTGCTGCACTTTACAATGAAGTTCCAGCAATACACGGGGCCCGTGATGGCAAAGGCGGTCGAGGACACGGCGTTCTATCGCTACGTGCGTCTCATATCGCTCAACGAAGTCGGCGGCGATCCACGGCGCTTCGGCGCGCCGACAGCTACGTTCCATCGCCGCAACTCGATGCGCGCGGAAGATTTTCCGCGCACCCTGCTCGCGACCGCGACCCACGATCACAAGCGCGGCGAAGACACGCGCTTGCGAATCGACGCGCTCTCCGAGATGCCGGGACGTTGGCGGCAAACCTTGCGCGCGCTGACGCGCATTGCGAAGGAGCGCGCGCTCGTCGAGTCGATGCATGCGCCGACCAGACGAGACGAATACGCTATTTATCAAACGCTGGTAGGGACGTGGCCGACCACGTGGCTGCAAAGCGACGAGCGGCCGCCGGAGCCGGAAGTCGAGAGCTACGTCGCGCGTCTTTCCGAATGGTGCCGCAAAACGATCCGGGAAGCGAAACTGCAATCGAGCTGGACGCACCCGAACGAGGCCTACGAAGAGGCGACGCTCGGATTCATCCGTCGAATCTTTGAAGGGGGCGCCGCACACATCTTTCAGCGTGAAATGCAGCGGTTGCTCGGCGACGTCGCGCTGGTCGCGATGGTCTCGGGGCTCTCGCAGGTGACGCTCAAGCTTACATCTCCGGGCGTAGCCGACGTCTATCAGGGCTGCGAGCTGTGGGATTTCTCGTTGGTCGACCCCGACAATCGCCGTAACGTTGATTTCGTTCATCGCGCGCGATTGCTTGAAGAGATCCGGCGCGACGCCGGTTCGCCGAACCGGATACGATTCGTGCAAGAGCTGCTCGGATCGTGGCCGGATGGGCGAATCAAGATGTTCGTAACGTGGTCGTTGCTGCAGCTACGAAAAGCGTACGACGCCGCGTTCGTTTCCGGCTCGTACCGCTCGCTTCGTACCGGCGGCCGTCACGGAAACTCGCTCGTTGCCTACGCACGCGATCACGTCATCGTCGTCGCGCCGCGCCTCGTATATCCGGTCCTGCGCCGAATGGATGATGGAATGCCGCATCTCGATTTCTCGAACGAGTACGTGGCGCTGACCTCCAAGCTGTCCGGCCGCTACACGAACATCTTCACGAACGAAGAGGTGCACGTCGAAAGTACCCGCCGCCCGCGCCTCGACGCTCGAACCCTGCTGAAAGACTTCCCGGTTGCTGTCTTGGTGCCGAAGGCGTGAATGTTGTTACGCGACCCCTCGGGGAATCGTGAAACATGGAAACGGTGAGGGAGCGGCCGTTCGGGGGCCCCATGCGAAGCATGGGGGGCGCGCAGCCTAGGGCGAAGCGCCTGTAAAACAGAAAGCGCAAGGCTATGTCCGGGCACTCCAAGTGGCACAATATCAAGCTGCGCAAGGGAAAAGCCGACGCGCAACGCGGCGCGCTATTTTCAAAGCTGTCAAAAGAGATCATTCTTGCCGCCAAATCCGGTTCGACCGATCCGGAAGCAAACTATCGGCTGAAAATGGCAGTTGAGAAAGCGCGCGAAAATAATGTCCCCGCCGACAACATCAAGCGCGCGATCGCGCGTGCTGCGGGCGAAGGCGAGCGCGACATTGAAGAGATTCGTTACGAAGGCTACGGTCCGGCCGGCCTTGCGGTCGTCATCGATGCCGCGACGGACAACAGGAATCGAACCGCGTCGGAGATCCGTTTTCTGTTTACGCGCAACGAGGGCAACCTGGGTGAGACCGGCAGTGTCGGGTGGATGTTCGACGCGCGCGGCTTCCTTGACGTCGAAAATGCGAAGTTGGACGAGGATGGCCTCACCGAAAAGGCTCTATTTGCAGGCGATGGCGTGATCGACGTACGGTTTGGGGCCGAACGGTCCGAGATTCTTACGGAAGACACGGCGCTGGGCAACGTGCGCGAGGCGCTCAGCGGCCAGGGTCTGCGCGTCACCGATGCATATGTCGGGATGGAGCCGAAACAGCCGCTGCACGCGGAAGGCGAGACTCTGCGCAAGATGATTGCGTTCCTGGACGCTCTCGAAGAGCACGAAGACGTGCAACGCGTCTACTCGAATTTGCATTTGGACGAAGCGCAGGTCGAGGCCTTAGCGCGCGCTTGATAGCGAAGTTGAAGCCGCAGGCGAAACGTCTGCCGCTCGCAGAGGCGCGCCGCTGGCTTGCCGACCGCGATCTCGTCCTTGCGCTGGCCCTCGCTTTCGCAGTCGGAGTCGGCGTGTGGTTCTTTCGCGCGATCGAAGACTTTTTCGCACCCTCGGGCGCGACGATTCTCGTACCCTCGCTGGTGGGGCAGACCGAAACCGACGCGATCTCGCTAGGCGAGACGCTGCACTTGAAACTGGTCGTCGTTTCGCGCGCAATCAGCGAACAATTTCCGCGCGACGTCGTGATGGCGCAGCAGCCTTCATCGGGGACGCGTGTCCGCGAAGGCCGTCAGGTGTCCTTGATCGTCAGTCAAGGCGTCAACATTTATACGATGCCGGATCTGCGGTTCTCGTCATTGCGTGATGCCGGCCTCACGCTGTCGCGTCTGAAACTCAATCTGGGCAAGACGACGATGGTCGCCGACGATGACGTACCGTTCAATCACATCGTCGCGCAAAACCCGCCGCCTTTGGCCAGCGTCCGCGAGGGTTCGAGCGTGAGCTTCGTGCTTTCGAAGGGGCCGCCGTCGAATGTTCGGGCGCCGGACTTCGTCGGAAAAGATATCGACACAGCACGCGCCGATGCACTGCGCGCAAAAGTGCATCTCGGGCAAGTCGTGTGGACGCCGTTTGGCATCAAGGGTCCACCGCGCGGGATCGTCGTCCGGCAAATCCCAGGACCGGGCATCCTCAGTGACCCGCTCGAGCCCGTCTCGCTGCAAGTCAGCGCAGGGCCGGGGGAATACGGATATCTCATTCGCCAAGTACATACGGCGGTGGTTATACCGAATGACGAAAGCGGTCAGTCACAACGCGTTCGTATTAGCGTGCGCGACGATACCGGTGAGTGGAACGTTTACGATGGATTTGCCATGCCGGGACAGCGTCTGGACTTCGACCTCACCGTCGTCGGTACGTCGTCGGTCGACGTTTATTTGAACAACGAGCTGCAAAGCCAAACACAGCTCGGCAAAGAACCGCCGCGGCCGACACCGTCGCCTGGACGCATCGGACTGCCGAAGTGACGCGCAAGGTTCGCATCGCGCCGTCGATACTCGCGGCGGATTTCTCGAAAATTGCCGACCAAATCGCCGCAGCCGAAGCGGGCGGAGCCGATATGTTTCATCTGGATACGATGGACGGCTCGTTCGTTCCGAACATCAGCTGGGGCCCCAAGATCGTCGCCGACCTGCGCAAGCTCACCAAGCTTCCATTTGACGCGCATCTGATGATCGTCGAACCCGAACGTTACGTCGATCGCTTCATCGAGGCCGGTTGCCAATACGTGACGTTTCACTACGAAGCGACACCGCATGCGCACCGTTTATTGACGCATTTGCGGTCGGCAGGCGTGAAGGCCGGCATCGCGATCAATCCGCAAACCCCGGTTGCGATGCTCAAAGACATCATCGACGTAACGGACATGGTGCTCGTGATGAGCGTCAACCCCGGGTTCGGGGGGCAACCGTTCATCGAGCATGCGCTTGCGAAGCTGGTGGAAGCTCGTGAGCTGATCGATGCGTCTAACCCGGAATGCGAGCTCGAGATCGATGGCGGAATCGGGTCGGCGAATATCGAGCGTGCGTGCGAAGCGGGCGCAACGATTCTCGTCGCGGGATCGTCCGTTTTTGAGGAGCACGATCCCGCAAAGGCGGTGCGCTCGCTCAGGGAACGCATCAGCGGCCGGTCACGCAGCTGACGTCGACGCGAAGCGCTGAAGACCGCCTCATCGAGGCGATACGCGCAATCGCGACGACGACATACGCGTCGCAAGGGAAGAAGATACGTGCCGGCATCGGAGATGATGCCGCGATTTGGAAGCCGGCGCGCGACGCCGAGAGTGTCGTTACGACCGATGCGCTCGTAGAAGACATTCATTTTCTGCGCGACGGCATGAGTGCGGCCGACGTCGGTTGGCGTGCGCTGGTATCGAATCTCTCCGATCTTGCCGCAGTCGGGGCGCGTCCCGTCCTCGCAACGATTGCGCTCGGTGTTCCGCGCGGCGTCCATGAAGACTGGATACTGGATTGCTATCGCGGCATGGCAGAGCTGGCAATCCGAAGCAAAATCGCGCTTGTCGGCGGAGACGTCGTCCGCGCGCCTGCGCTGTTTCTTTCGATCACCGCGATCGGCGAAGTGCGTCCGTCGCACCGAAAGATGCGCAGCGGCGCACGGCCCGGTGACGTTCTCGCGGTCACAGGTCCGCTGGGCGCGAGCCGCGCCGGAATCGACGTCTTGCTCGATCGTCCGAACCTTGACGAGCAGCATTTCCGCGACGCGCTCGCCGCCTATCGACGACCGCACGCGCGGCTGGCTGAAGGCCGGCGTTTTGGCGGATCGGCGAACGTTCACGCGATGATGGATATCTCAGACGGACTCTCGACCGATCTGCATCGCTTGTGCGCCGCCTCGCACGTCGGAGCTGAGATCGATGCCGGTGCGCTGCCCGTCGCGACGTGCGCATATCCGATCGCAGAGGCGCTGAAAAAGGAGCCGCTCTCCTACGCGCTTGGGGGCGGCGAAGATTTCGAGCTGCTGGTTGCGATCGCGCCGCGCGCGTTTTCGACGATTGCAAACCGCTTCGAGCACACGTTTGGGCGCCCGCTCTCTCGAATCGGCGCGATTACGGCCGAAGAATCAGTTCGCTTGCGCGACGACGCCGGAGTGCGCGCGCTCGAGCCGACGGGCTGGGAGAGCCTCTAGCCGGCGCGGCGGACTTTCTTGGCGCGCAAGCACGAGGTGCAGACGCGTGCGGTGCGGTGCGTGCCATGATCGTCGACGCGGACGCGCTGAAGATTCGGAAGCCAGCGGCGCTTCGTTTTGTTCATGGCATGGCTGACGTTGTTACCCGCCATCGGTCCCTTGCCACAAACATCGCAACGCTTCGCCATCTAACTGCCCTTCGATAAAAGACACGCTTCGCCGAAACGCCGGCGGAGCAACCGCGGAATAATACCACGCCGGGTGGTGAACTGTCCACGACAGTCCTCCTTTGGGAGGGAAGCGGGCGAGAGTCGGTCAGCCAAGGAGAGGCCCCCGCGCTCCCCCAAGGACGGGCCGCATGCGGGCTGTCACCGTTCTCGACGGTCAAGGCTTCATCAAGCTCATCGCCGCCGGCGCGTACTTCCTTAAGAAGTATCGCGTTCTGCTGAACGACCTCAACGTTTTTCCCGTCACCGACGGCGACACGGGATCCAACCTCTACGTAACGGCGAGGTCGGCGCTCCTCGCGGCGGGGCGGGCTCGGGGCAAGTCTCTCGGCGAGATCGCCACGGCAGCGGCAGGCGGAGCGCTGCTCGGCGCGCGCGGGAACTCGGGCGTGATTTTCTCGCAGATGCTGCGAGGGTTTGCGGATGCCGTGCGCAGCCCGCGAGTGGTCACGTCTTCCGAAGTTGCTCCGGCGCTTCAGCGAGCCGTCGCAGAAGCCCGAGCGGCCCTGCTCGATCCCGTTGAGGGCACGATCATCTCGGTTGCAGCTGCGGCCGCGGACGAGGCCGCTCTGGCAGGCACGCACGCGAACGATCTTTACGAGCTGGGCGAAGCCATCGTGCGCGCCGCCGGGGACGCGCTCGAACGCACGCCGCAGCAGCTTGCGATCTTACGCGATGCCGGTGTCGTCGACGCCGGCGGCGCGGGACTGTTATACTTTCT
Above is a genomic segment from Candidatus Baltobacteraceae bacterium containing:
- the treY gene encoding malto-oligosyltrehalose synthase, whose translation is MEHRIAVVPLSTYRLQFSPRFRFADASAIVPYLAELGIGAIYASPYLRARPGSEHGYDVVDHNALNPEIGNADEHRAMIAAAQEHGLGHVLDFVPNHMGILGMSNAWWFDVLEWGQDSPFAKFFDIEWHPQRADLAGKVLLPFLGDHYGQALERGELKPRFDAERRMFVVTYYDLEFPLAPQTYAPILAHAAALADARTSRALRTLEASFELNGGDARARTSLAKDELAVLLRDDPSAASAVERSLGNWRPHGSGNGEVEHLHALLEQQHYRLASWRVSLHEINYRRFFDINELAALRVEDAEVLAQTHRLIFDMIADGRLQGLRIDHIDGLFNPGAYCRLLRERSAVLDQPLYLLVEKILARFERLSKSWSVDGTTGYDFMNEVNELFVSSRSEAAFDRIYTEFAASEERFEDVAYTAKQYIMRNVLSSELTLLANSLSRIALSDVRSSDYTYEGLRDAIAGVVAAFPVYRTYISGGPIDEEDLRFIEWAVVQAARHSEVPDDTVFEFVADVLTGKILETPHSHYDPGEVLHFTMKFQQYTGPVMAKAVEDTAFYRYVRLISLNEVGGDPRRFGAPTATFHRRNSMRAEDFPRTLLATATHDHKRGEDTRLRIDALSEMPGRWRQTLRALTRIAKERALVESMHAPTRRDEYAIYQTLVGTWPTTWLQSDERPPEPEVESYVARLSEWCRKTIREAKLQSSWTHPNEAYEEATLGFIRRIFEGGAAHIFQREMQRLLGDVALVAMVSGLSQVTLKLTSPGVADVYQGCELWDFSLVDPDNRRNVDFVHRARLLEEIRRDAGSPNRIRFVQELLGSWPDGRIKMFVTWSLLQLRKAYDAAFVSGSYRSLRTGGRHGNSLVAYARDHVIVVAPRLVYPVLRRMDDGMPHLDFSNEYVALTSKLSGRYTNIFTNEEVHVESTRRPRLDARTLLKDFPVAVLVPKA
- a CDS encoding YebC/PmpR family DNA-binding transcriptional regulator, with protein sequence MSGHSKWHNIKLRKGKADAQRGALFSKLSKEIILAAKSGSTDPEANYRLKMAVEKARENNVPADNIKRAIARAAGEGERDIEEIRYEGYGPAGLAVVIDAATDNRNRTASEIRFLFTRNEGNLGETGSVGWMFDARGFLDVENAKLDEDGLTEKALFAGDGVIDVRFGAERSEILTEDTALGNVREALSGQGLRVTDAYVGMEPKQPLHAEGETLRKMIAFLDALEEHEDVQRVYSNLHLDEAQVEALARA
- a CDS encoding PASTA domain-containing protein, which encodes MKPQAKRLPLAEARRWLADRDLVLALALAFAVGVGVWFFRAIEDFFAPSGATILVPSLVGQTETDAISLGETLHLKLVVVSRAISEQFPRDVVMAQQPSSGTRVREGRQVSLIVSQGVNIYTMPDLRFSSLRDAGLTLSRLKLNLGKTTMVADDDVPFNHIVAQNPPPLASVREGSSVSFVLSKGPPSNVRAPDFVGKDIDTARADALRAKVHLGQVVWTPFGIKGPPRGIVVRQIPGPGILSDPLEPVSLQVSAGPGEYGYLIRQVHTAVVIPNDESGQSQRVRISVRDDTGEWNVYDGFAMPGQRLDFDLTVVGTSSVDVYLNNELQSQTQLGKEPPRPTPSPGRIGLPK
- the rpe gene encoding ribulose-phosphate 3-epimerase — translated: MTRKVRIAPSILAADFSKIADQIAAAEAGGADMFHLDTMDGSFVPNISWGPKIVADLRKLTKLPFDAHLMIVEPERYVDRFIEAGCQYVTFHYEATPHAHRLLTHLRSAGVKAGIAINPQTPVAMLKDIIDVTDMVLVMSVNPGFGGQPFIEHALAKLVEARELIDASNPECELEIDGGIGSANIERACEAGATILVAGSSVFEEHDPAKAVRSLRERISGRSRS
- the thiL gene encoding thiamine-phosphate kinase, producing MATTTYASQGKKIRAGIGDDAAIWKPARDAESVVTTDALVEDIHFLRDGMSAADVGWRALVSNLSDLAAVGARPVLATIALGVPRGVHEDWILDCYRGMAELAIRSKIALVGGDVVRAPALFLSITAIGEVRPSHRKMRSGARPGDVLAVTGPLGASRAGIDVLLDRPNLDEQHFRDALAAYRRPHARLAEGRRFGGSANVHAMMDISDGLSTDLHRLCAASHVGAEIDAGALPVATCAYPIAEALKKEPLSYALGGGEDFELLVAIAPRAFSTIANRFEHTFGRPLSRIGAITAEESVRLRDDAGVRALEPTGWESL
- the rpmB gene encoding 50S ribosomal protein L28, with amino-acid sequence MAKRCDVCGKGPMAGNNVSHAMNKTKRRWLPNLQRVRVDDHGTHRTARVCTSCLRAKKVRRAG